From the genome of Bosea sp. Tri-49, one region includes:
- a CDS encoding alpha/beta fold hydrolase: MTQARRHQHDAPDGTTAGAARPTEIDGEFQVKLPDGAMLRALSQGQGRPLLLVSGLAGSAAFWDDNAATLARSFKVLRFDQRGIGASDRGSAPCTIDQLARDCLAVLDAAGIERATVLGHSTGGCIGLSLARQAPERLDGLIISGGWLKQNRYMTALFETRLAILDQHPRAYAATAALMTYPPTWLEAHWSVYETAVATAPETPEAKQIVRERIDALRSFDGSSWAGEIDVPTLILGTRDDMIVPAFLQEELAAAMPGARKTLLDSGGHFFPISRPDAFTANVAEWIGAL; this comes from the coding sequence ATGACACAAGCGCGACGGCACCAGCACGACGCTCCTGATGGAACCACCGCCGGCGCGGCCAGGCCGACCGAGATCGATGGCGAATTTCAGGTGAAACTGCCTGATGGCGCCATGTTGCGCGCGCTGTCGCAGGGCCAGGGTCGACCGCTGCTGCTGGTCAGCGGGCTCGCCGGCAGCGCCGCCTTCTGGGACGACAATGCCGCGACGCTCGCGCGCTCCTTCAAGGTGCTGCGCTTCGATCAGCGCGGGATCGGCGCCAGCGACCGCGGCAGCGCGCCCTGCACGATCGATCAGTTGGCGCGTGACTGCCTCGCCGTGCTCGATGCCGCTGGCATCGAACGCGCCACCGTCCTCGGCCACTCGACCGGCGGCTGCATCGGCCTGTCTCTGGCACGCCAGGCGCCGGAGCGGCTCGACGGGCTGATCATCAGCGGCGGCTGGTTGAAGCAGAACCGCTATATGACCGCGCTGTTCGAGACCCGCCTTGCCATCCTCGACCAGCATCCGCGCGCCTATGCGGCGACTGCAGCGCTGATGACCTATCCACCGACCTGGCTCGAAGCGCATTGGAGCGTCTACGAGACGGCGGTCGCGACGGCACCGGAAACCCCGGAGGCGAAGCAGATCGTGCGCGAGCGCATCGACGCGCTGCGCTCCTTCGACGGATCGAGTTGGGCCGGCGAGATCGACGTGCCGACGCTGATCCTCGGCACCCGCGACGACATGATCGTACCCGCCTTCCTGCAGGAGGAGCTCGCGGCCGCCATGCCCGGGGCACGCAAGACGCTGCTCGATTCAGGCGGGCACTTCTTCCCGATCTCCCGCCCGGATGCCTTCACCGCCAACGTGGCCGAGTGGATCGGGGCCCTGTAG
- a CDS encoding c-type cytochrome, giving the protein MRLIASATLLALTAIAASPASAQDISAGERSWNKCRACHQIGEGAKNLVGPQLNGLFGRHTGEVEGYSYSTANKGANITWDEAVFADYIKDPRAKIPGTKMVFAGIKNEKEIADLTAFLKQYGKDGKKM; this is encoded by the coding sequence ATGAGACTGATCGCCAGCGCCACCCTGCTTGCCCTCACCGCGATTGCCGCTTCCCCCGCCTCAGCGCAGGACATCTCCGCCGGCGAACGCTCCTGGAACAAGTGCCGCGCCTGCCACCAGATCGGCGAAGGCGCCAAGAACCTGGTCGGCCCGCAGCTTAACGGGCTGTTCGGCCGCCATACCGGCGAGGTCGAGGGCTACAGCTATTCGACCGCCAACAAGGGCGCCAACATCACCTGGGACGAGGCCGTCTTCGCCGACTACATCAAGGATCCCAGGGCCAAGATCCCCGGCACCAAGATGGTCTTCGCCGGCATCAAGAACGAGAAGGAAATCGCGGATCTCACCGCCTTTCTCAAGCAATACGGCAAGGACGGCAAGAAGATGTGA
- a CDS encoding NUDIX hydrolase, with amino-acid sequence MAKAAAGKRAAEPKVQIGAIPYRHRPDGIVEIMLVTTRETQRWIVPKGWPIRGLKGHEAAAREAMEEAGLIGEVGKKPVGRYIYWKRRARDFVLCKVRLYLLAVKDQLPTWPEQEQRRCQWFTQADAADLVDEPALGAILRSLKFKAP; translated from the coding sequence GTGGCAAAGGCGGCAGCCGGCAAGCGGGCGGCAGAGCCGAAGGTGCAGATCGGCGCCATACCGTACCGGCACAGGCCGGATGGCATCGTCGAGATCATGCTGGTGACGACGCGGGAGACGCAGCGCTGGATCGTGCCGAAAGGCTGGCCGATCCGCGGGCTAAAAGGCCATGAAGCCGCGGCGCGCGAAGCCATGGAGGAAGCCGGCCTCATCGGCGAGGTCGGCAAGAAGCCCGTTGGTCGCTACATCTACTGGAAACGGCGCGCGCGCGATTTCGTGCTGTGCAAGGTCAGGCTCTATCTGCTCGCGGTGAAGGACCAGCTTCCGACCTGGCCCGAACAGGAACAGCGCCGCTGCCAATGGTTCACCCAGGCCGATGCAGCCGACCTCGTCGACGAGCCGGCACTGGGCGCGATCCTTCGCAGCCTGAAGTTCAAGGCACCCTGA
- a CDS encoding 2OG-Fe(II) oxygenase, with amino-acid sequence MAAALRKAGKQTMEAAVTALDWQRIENELDEHGVGLTGPLLDPGTCAALSGLYAEPRHFRSRIVMARHGFGRGEYQYFAYPLPDVIAALRPLIYARLAPIANRWNAALGIDQRYPERLGDFLALCHAQGQERPTPLLLKYGAGDYNCLHQDLYGDLFFPFQMVILLSEPDRDFTGGEFTLVEQRPRMQSRPEVVPLRQGEAAIFAVQHRPVQGTRGAYRVNLRHGVSRVRSGERYTTGLIFHDAR; translated from the coding sequence ATGGCGGCGGCACTCCGTAAGGCGGGTAAGCAAACGATGGAAGCGGCCGTCACGGCCCTGGACTGGCAGCGGATCGAGAATGAGCTCGACGAGCACGGTGTCGGCTTGACCGGGCCGCTGCTCGATCCAGGCACCTGCGCTGCGCTGAGCGGGCTCTATGCCGAGCCTCGACACTTCCGCAGTCGCATCGTCATGGCGCGTCATGGTTTCGGCCGCGGCGAATACCAGTATTTCGCCTATCCGTTGCCGGATGTGATCGCGGCGCTGCGTCCGCTGATCTATGCCCGCCTCGCGCCGATCGCCAATCGCTGGAATGCGGCGCTCGGCATCGACCAGCGCTATCCGGAGAGGCTCGGCGACTTCCTCGCGCTCTGCCATGCGCAAGGTCAGGAGCGGCCGACGCCGCTGCTGCTGAAATACGGCGCCGGCGACTACAACTGCCTGCACCAAGACCTCTATGGCGACCTGTTCTTCCCGTTCCAGATGGTGATCCTGCTCTCCGAGCCGGACCGGGATTTCACTGGCGGCGAGTTCACTCTGGTCGAGCAGCGCCCGCGCATGCAGTCACGGCCCGAGGTGGTGCCGCTGCGACAGGGCGAGGCTGCGATCTTCGCCGTGCAGCACCGGCCGGTACAGGGGACGCGCGGGGCCTATCGCGTCAATCTGCGCCATGGCGTCAGTCGGGTGCGTTCGGGCGAGCGCTATACGACCGGGCTGATCTTCCACGATGCGCGTTGA
- a CDS encoding heavy metal translocating P-type ATPase, which yields MTMHAKREAPASGQSTIDIPVDGMTCASCVGRVEKAISAVPGVSEAQVNLATGKARVTLAGGSAEAVAEAIRGAGYEPGATDITLAISGMTCASCVGRVEKALRAVPGVLNAEVNLATERATVRIADGSITPALVAAVSVAGYEAKPLDEGRSDDGDAAARREAEQNALGRAVVVAALGTLPLLVLEMGPHLSEAFHHWLYARVDAFVLKLIAFGLTTIVLFGPGLRFFLKGWPALMRAAPDMNALVMLGAGAAYAYSVVATFAPDWLPAGTDYTYFETGAVIVTLILLGRWFEARAKGRTSEAIKRLVQLQARSARVLRDGVESEIAIEHVRVGDLVLVRPGEKIPVDGEVVEGVSYVDEAMVTGEPAPAHKSVGSSVIGGTINRNGALRFRAEKVGADTLLAQILRMVEQAQGAKLPIQALVDRVTNWFVPAVIAVALLTFATWLAFGPSPALTYALVNAVAVLIVACPCAMGLATPTSIMVGTGRAAELGILFRQGAALQGLSEVSTIAFDKTGTLTKGRPEVTRFIAAEGFTEEEALRVAASAESASEHPSAEAIVAEAKRRGLALAPAADFAAEPGLGISARVEGRAVLVGSARLMVERGVDAAIFADKAAASARDGESPLYVAIDGRLAGLVAVADQAKPGTAAAIDALKALGLRIVMVTGDNRATAEAIAARLGIDAVEAEVLPTDKATIVKRLQAGGGKVAFVGDGINDAPALAQADIGIAMGAGTDIAIESADIVLISGDLRHVPEAIGLSKATMANIRQNLGWAFGYNVLLIPVAAGLLYPLWGVLMSPVFASFAMAFSSVSVLANALRLRRFAVRQDITAAASGAAPATAFGRMG from the coding sequence ATGACGATGCATGCGAAGCGTGAAGCGCCCGCAAGCGGGCAGAGCACGATCGATATTCCCGTCGACGGGATGACCTGCGCGTCCTGCGTCGGACGGGTGGAAAAGGCGATCTCCGCCGTTCCGGGCGTCAGCGAGGCTCAAGTCAACCTGGCAACCGGCAAGGCCCGGGTGACGCTGGCCGGCGGCAGCGCCGAGGCGGTGGCCGAAGCGATCCGCGGCGCCGGCTACGAACCAGGCGCGACCGATATCACCCTTGCGATCTCGGGAATGACCTGCGCTTCCTGCGTCGGCCGGGTCGAGAAGGCGCTGCGCGCCGTCCCGGGCGTGCTCAACGCCGAAGTCAATCTCGCGACCGAGCGAGCCACCGTCCGGATCGCCGATGGCAGCATCACGCCGGCACTCGTCGCGGCCGTCAGCGTCGCCGGCTACGAGGCCAAGCCGCTCGACGAAGGGCGCAGCGACGACGGCGATGCCGCCGCGCGCCGCGAGGCGGAGCAGAATGCGCTCGGTCGCGCAGTCGTCGTCGCGGCACTGGGGACGCTGCCGCTGCTGGTGCTCGAGATGGGGCCGCATCTGAGCGAAGCCTTCCATCACTGGCTCTACGCCCGCGTCGACGCCTTTGTGCTGAAGCTCATCGCCTTCGGCCTCACCACCATCGTTCTGTTCGGGCCGGGCCTGCGCTTCTTCCTGAAGGGCTGGCCGGCGCTGATGCGGGCTGCGCCCGACATGAACGCGCTGGTCATGCTCGGCGCCGGGGCGGCCTATGCCTATTCCGTGGTCGCGACCTTCGCGCCGGACTGGCTGCCGGCCGGCACGGACTACACCTATTTCGAGACCGGGGCGGTGATCGTCACGCTGATACTGCTCGGGCGCTGGTTCGAGGCCCGTGCCAAGGGCCGGACCAGCGAGGCGATCAAGCGGCTGGTCCAGTTGCAGGCGCGCTCGGCCCGCGTGCTGCGCGACGGCGTCGAGAGCGAGATCGCGATCGAGCATGTCCGGGTTGGCGATCTCGTGCTGGTCCGGCCGGGCGAGAAGATCCCGGTGGACGGCGAGGTCGTCGAGGGCGTGTCCTATGTCGACGAGGCGATGGTAACGGGCGAGCCGGCACCCGCCCATAAGAGCGTCGGCTCCAGCGTGATCGGCGGCACCATCAACCGCAACGGCGCGCTGCGCTTCCGGGCGGAGAAGGTCGGCGCCGACACGCTGCTCGCCCAGATCCTGCGCATGGTCGAGCAGGCGCAGGGCGCCAAGCTGCCGATTCAGGCGCTGGTCGACCGCGTCACCAACTGGTTCGTGCCGGCAGTGATCGCCGTCGCGCTGCTGACCTTCGCGACATGGCTCGCCTTCGGCCCCTCGCCCGCACTGACCTATGCGCTGGTCAATGCCGTCGCGGTGCTGATCGTCGCCTGCCCCTGTGCCATGGGCCTGGCCACCCCGACCTCGATCATGGTCGGCACCGGCCGCGCCGCCGAGCTCGGCATCCTGTTCCGCCAGGGCGCGGCACTGCAGGGCCTGAGCGAGGTTTCGACCATTGCCTTCGACAAGACTGGCACGCTGACCAAGGGGCGGCCCGAAGTGACGCGCTTCATCGCTGCCGAGGGCTTCACCGAGGAGGAAGCACTGCGTGTGGCCGCCTCGGCGGAGAGTGCCTCGGAACATCCTTCCGCCGAGGCGATCGTCGCGGAAGCGAAGCGGCGCGGTCTTGCACTCGCTCCGGCCGCCGATTTCGCGGCCGAGCCCGGCCTCGGCATCTCGGCCCGGGTCGAGGGCCGCGCGGTCCTTGTCGGCTCGGCCAGGCTGATGGTCGAGCGTGGCGTCGATGCTGCGATCTTCGCCGACAAGGCTGCGGCCTCCGCGCGCGATGGCGAAAGCCCGCTCTATGTCGCGATCGACGGCAGGCTTGCCGGCCTCGTCGCCGTGGCCGACCAGGCCAAGCCGGGCACGGCAGCCGCGATCGACGCCCTGAAGGCACTCGGCCTGCGCATCGTCATGGTGACCGGCGACAACCGCGCCACCGCCGAGGCGATCGCGGCCCGGCTCGGCATCGACGCCGTCGAGGCCGAGGTGCTGCCGACCGACAAGGCCACGATCGTCAAGCGCCTGCAGGCGGGTGGCGGCAAGGTCGCCTTCGTCGGCGACGGCATCAACGATGCGCCGGCGCTGGCCCAGGCCGATATCGGCATCGCCATGGGTGCCGGCACCGATATCGCGATCGAGAGCGCCGATATCGTGTTGATCTCCGGCGATTTGCGCCACGTGCCAGAGGCGATCGGCCTGTCCAAGGCGACGATGGCGAACATCCGCCAGAATCTCGGCTGGGCCTTCGGCTACAATGTGCTGCTGATCCCGGTCGCGGCCGGGCTGCTCTACCCGCTCTGGGGCGTGCTGATGTCGCCAGTCTTCGCCAGCTTCGCCATGGCCTTCTCCAGTGTCAGCGTGCTCGCCAACGCGCTCAGGCTGCGTCGCTTCGCGGTGCGGCAGGACATCACTGCGGCAGCGTCAGGCGCAGCTCCGGCCACCGCCTTTGGGAGGATGGGATGA
- the cueR gene encoding Cu(I)-responsive transcriptional regulator, whose amino-acid sequence MNIGQAAEASGVSAKMIRYYEQIGLIEPPARSQSGYRVYTEPNVHTLRFVRRARSLGFSVDETGALLALWRDRSRASADVKQLALKHVAELEEKAAALQAMAATLRHLASNCHGDQRPDCPILDKIGARN is encoded by the coding sequence ATGAATATCGGACAAGCCGCCGAAGCCTCCGGCGTCAGCGCCAAGATGATCCGCTATTACGAGCAGATCGGGTTGATCGAGCCGCCGGCGCGCTCGCAATCGGGCTACCGGGTCTATACCGAGCCGAACGTCCATACGCTGCGCTTCGTGCGGCGGGCCCGCAGCCTCGGCTTCTCGGTCGACGAGACCGGGGCGCTGCTTGCGCTCTGGCGCGACCGCTCGCGGGCCAGCGCCGACGTGAAACAGCTCGCACTCAAGCATGTCGCGGAGCTGGAAGAAAAAGCCGCCGCGCTGCAGGCGATGGCGGCGACGCTGCGCCATCTAGCGAGTAATTGTCATGGCGACCAGCGACCGGACTGCCCGATCCTCGACAAGATCGGCGCTCGGAACTGA
- a CDS encoding cytochrome P450 — MSAVQARRRRPPAPVPEEREFGRLELLLRLRRNPLTIWRTRHFREPIVAGEGLFGYGVVVSDPDVVRHVLVENAANYRKDDLQRTILAPGLGEGLLTAEGEVWKRARRTLAPLFTPRSVTALAERMVAPAERTVARMLRRRSGRIVDISADMTRVTYDILAETMFSNAIAGGADAFGKALTRYFETQGRIDPLDVLGAPAWLPRVGRWMARPAISFFEAQVKAIIAERQALHAGGGWQPEKPDLLDALLAARDPETGTGLSEAEVGANIVTFIGAGHETTANALTWSLYLVSLAPDVRDTLEAEIDAAGEDLAAAALSGERLSLTRAVIEEAMRLYPPVPSLSRTALADDVAAGHCVIPKGALVVISPYLLHRHETLWQAPDRFRPERFLPGAREAIPRYAYLPFGAGPRICIGQQFAMVEAVIVLATLLRHLRFDYANEEAPMPTQRITLRPRDGMPMRVTKRHSSR, encoded by the coding sequence ATGTCTGCGGTGCAAGCCCGTCGGCGGCGCCCACCGGCCCCGGTGCCGGAAGAGCGCGAGTTCGGCCGGCTCGAACTGCTGCTGCGCCTGCGCCGCAACCCGTTGACGATCTGGCGAACACGGCATTTCCGCGAGCCGATCGTCGCCGGCGAGGGCCTGTTCGGCTACGGCGTCGTCGTCTCCGATCCGGACGTCGTCCGGCATGTGCTCGTCGAGAACGCAGCCAACTACCGTAAGGATGATCTCCAGCGCACCATCCTGGCGCCCGGGCTCGGCGAAGGCTTGCTGACGGCCGAGGGCGAAGTCTGGAAACGGGCGCGGCGGACATTGGCGCCGCTGTTCACGCCGCGCTCGGTCACGGCGTTGGCCGAGCGCATGGTCGCACCGGCCGAGCGAACCGTCGCCCGCATGCTACGCCGGCGCAGCGGCCGCATCGTCGATATCTCGGCCGACATGACGCGCGTGACCTACGACATCCTGGCCGAGACGATGTTCTCGAACGCGATCGCCGGCGGTGCCGACGCTTTCGGCAAGGCCCTGACGCGCTATTTCGAGACGCAAGGGCGGATCGACCCGCTCGACGTGCTCGGTGCGCCCGCCTGGCTGCCGCGGGTCGGGCGGTGGATGGCACGACCGGCGATCTCCTTCTTCGAAGCGCAGGTCAAGGCGATCATCGCCGAGCGGCAAGCACTGCATGCGGGCGGCGGCTGGCAGCCAGAAAAGCCCGACCTACTCGACGCGCTGCTCGCCGCGCGCGATCCCGAGACGGGCACAGGGCTCAGCGAGGCCGAGGTCGGCGCCAACATCGTCACCTTCATCGGCGCCGGCCACGAGACGACCGCGAACGCCCTGACCTGGTCGCTCTATCTTGTTTCGCTCGCACCAGACGTGCGCGACACGCTCGAGGCCGAAATCGATGCAGCCGGAGAGGACCTCGCAGCGGCTGCCCTGTCCGGCGAGCGCCTTTCTCTCACCCGCGCGGTGATCGAGGAGGCGATGCGTCTTTATCCGCCCGTTCCGTCCCTGTCGCGGACGGCACTGGCCGACGATGTCGCCGCCGGGCATTGCGTCATCCCGAAGGGTGCGCTGGTCGTGATCTCGCCCTATCTCCTGCACCGGCATGAGACGCTATGGCAGGCGCCCGACCGTTTCCGGCCCGAGCGCTTCCTGCCGGGCGCTCGCGAGGCTATCCCACGCTATGCCTATCTGCCGTTCGGCGCCGGCCCTCGAATCTGCATCGGCCAGCAATTCGCCATGGTGGAAGCGGTGATCGTGCTTGCCACGCTGCTCCGGCACCTGCGTTTCGACTATGCGAACGAGGAGGCGCCAATGCCGACCCAGCGCATCACACTGCGGCCGCGTGACGGGATGCCGATGCGCGTGACGAAACGTCACTCATCGCGGTAA
- a CDS encoding glycine zipper domain-containing protein has protein sequence MKAGTILVAGALLLGGCTGSQERVAAGGAMGAGAGALIGGAVGGGRGALIGALIGGVAGLVIADAIEKERAREAAYIAARSGGSNVQRFRNSSGQDVTVRARTVRTYNNSQGQRIRVVERSVTREGKAAGTDQVEVNLATNEASGI, from the coding sequence ATGAAAGCCGGAACCATCCTCGTCGCGGGCGCGCTCCTGCTCGGCGGCTGCACCGGGTCGCAGGAACGCGTCGCCGCGGGCGGCGCGATGGGCGCCGGCGCGGGCGCCCTGATCGGCGGCGCAGTCGGCGGCGGCCGCGGTGCCCTGATCGGCGCCTTGATCGGCGGCGTTGCCGGTCTCGTCATCGCCGACGCGATCGAGAAGGAGCGTGCTCGCGAAGCCGCCTACATCGCTGCTCGCTCGGGCGGCTCGAACGTTCAGCGCTTCCGCAATTCGAGCGGCCAGGACGTCACCGTCCGCGCCCGCACCGTCCGCACCTACAACAACAGCCAGGGCCAGCGCATTCGCGTCGTCGAGCGCAGCGTGACCCGCGAAGGCAAGGCCGCCGGCACCGACCAGGTCGAGGTCAATCTGGCCACCAACGAAGCCTCCGGCATCTGA